One genomic window of Corynebacterium diphtheriae includes the following:
- a CDS encoding TIGR01777 family oxidoreductase, translating to MSLHTSHVIPAPRIDVWEWHTRPGAVFRLTPPFLPLRPIEQATSLAKGTTVFALPAGLRWEARHDLSGYIQHHRFTDVCINAPVKSLASWRHIHDFTDHPSGTLITDTVHTRAPRTTLSPAFAYRQHQLINDIQAQQRFYELTRSNLTESTPLTIGLTGSRGLVGRALTAQLTTLGHTVVQLVRGESKPHQRHWDPAHPAPNLLEGLDALIHLAGEPILGRFNDAHKADIRDSRIEPTRQLSQLVQKSSTCHTMVSASAIGYYGHARGDEILDEGSTQGDDFLAGVCEEWEAASRTDATSNKRIVNIRTGVVMSGRGGMLPVLKAVFSVGLGGPFRGSNPWMSWIAIDDLCDIYIRAVLDPKLSGAINAVAPNPIKNQDFVDALAKELKRPAKMTIPSLGPAILLGQQGAKELALADQRVQPRVLNNLNHYFRYVDIRSCLAHELGGENLLDI from the coding sequence CATTAGCTAAAGGAACAACAGTTTTTGCGTTGCCGGCTGGACTACGATGGGAAGCTCGTCACGATCTCAGCGGGTATATCCAGCATCATCGTTTTACGGATGTATGCATCAATGCCCCAGTGAAGTCTTTGGCTTCATGGCGCCACATACACGACTTTACTGATCACCCCAGCGGCACACTTATCACTGATACAGTGCACACGCGAGCACCACGCACTACGTTATCTCCAGCCTTTGCATATCGTCAGCATCAACTCATCAATGATATTCAGGCGCAGCAACGATTCTATGAATTGACAAGAAGTAATCTCACTGAATCGACGCCATTAACCATTGGACTCACCGGCTCTCGTGGGCTCGTCGGGCGAGCACTCACAGCACAGTTAACTACCCTTGGCCATACTGTCGTTCAACTTGTACGCGGCGAATCCAAACCGCATCAGCGTCATTGGGATCCTGCACACCCAGCGCCAAATCTACTTGAGGGCCTCGATGCCTTAATTCATCTTGCCGGTGAACCCATCCTAGGACGGTTCAATGATGCACACAAAGCCGATATTCGAGACTCTCGGATTGAGCCTACTCGGCAGTTATCCCAATTAGTTCAAAAAAGCAGTACCTGCCACACAATGGTGTCCGCCTCTGCGATCGGATACTACGGACATGCGCGTGGAGACGAAATTCTTGATGAAGGATCCACTCAAGGCGACGACTTCCTAGCCGGTGTGTGCGAAGAATGGGAAGCAGCCAGCCGCACGGATGCGACCTCAAATAAGCGTATCGTCAACATTCGGACGGGTGTGGTAATGAGCGGTCGTGGCGGAATGCTTCCAGTTCTTAAAGCTGTGTTTTCTGTAGGACTTGGTGGACCATTTCGCGGCAGCAATCCGTGGATGTCATGGATTGCTATTGACGATCTTTGCGATATTTATATTCGTGCTGTGCTTGATCCAAAGCTTTCAGGTGCTATCAATGCAGTAGCCCCTAATCCAATCAAAAATCAAGATTTTGTCGATGCACTTGCGAAAGAGCTCAAGCGACCGGCAAAAATGACGATTCCATCTTTAGGTCCAGCAATTCTGCTTGGACAACAGGGGGCAAAGGAATTAGCCTTAGCGGATCAACGCGTCCAGCCACGTGTTTTAAACAATTTGAACCACTACTTTCGCTATGTCGATATTCGTAGTTGCCTGGCACACGAACTCGGTGGCGAAAACCTTCTCGATATTTAA
- a CDS encoding YbjN domain-containing protein: MNKLTIAPTWNISTIEEILTDENLKFVRTDQCITTGFINQSITIQKMEHMVYMGSAWRATLALDEAAQLLAVCNEWNKTTLLPCVSFHEESDNLLHVTTQRSFDTSAGVSFNQLGAFTVSTIDSFVGVWNHFDSQFPHRVTWENQ, from the coding sequence ATGAATAAACTTACTATCGCACCGACCTGGAATATCTCCACTATCGAGGAGATTCTTACGGACGAAAATTTAAAATTTGTCCGTACAGATCAATGTATTACTACTGGTTTTATCAACCAATCAATCACTATTCAAAAAATGGAGCATATGGTCTATATGGGTAGTGCATGGCGGGCAACATTAGCTCTAGACGAAGCTGCACAGCTACTTGCGGTGTGCAATGAGTGGAATAAAACTACACTGTTGCCTTGTGTCAGTTTCCACGAAGAAAGTGACAATCTCCTTCATGTAACAACGCAACGATCTTTCGACACAAGTGCTGGAGTAAGTTTCAACCAGTTGGGTGCCTTTACCGTGTCAACTATCGATTCCTTTGTGGGCGTCTGGAATCATTTTGATTCACAATTCCCACATCGAGTGACTTGGGAGAACCAATGA
- the nusB gene encoding transcription antitermination factor NusB gives MNPEDENTSQSKKPAEELKSQETRSSWKRRGSRYKARRRAVDILFEAEMRDIDPVAIVEDRVVLSRLNGTDVNQVPSYTKEIVSGAAMELDRIDELIAAHLAEDWSLERIMTVDRAILRVSVWELIFNPDVPLATAIIEGVELASEYSTDVSPAYVHALLDSIAKNIDEYRAGSVTPVENSEAEAASYPVEESIEEDSQ, from the coding sequence GTGAACCCTGAAGATGAAAATACCTCTCAGTCGAAAAAACCGGCTGAGGAATTGAAGTCTCAAGAGACTAGGTCTTCTTGGAAACGTCGTGGTAGCCGCTACAAAGCGCGTAGGCGTGCGGTGGATATTCTTTTTGAGGCAGAAATGCGGGATATCGACCCCGTTGCTATCGTTGAAGACCGAGTTGTGCTTTCGCGACTAAACGGAACAGACGTGAATCAAGTTCCTAGCTACACTAAAGAAATTGTTTCTGGTGCAGCTATGGAGCTGGACCGAATCGATGAACTGATTGCAGCCCATTTGGCCGAGGATTGGTCGTTGGAGCGGATCATGACTGTTGATCGCGCAATCCTTCGCGTCAGTGTCTGGGAATTGATCTTCAATCCCGATGTTCCTTTGGCTACCGCAATTATCGAAGGCGTAGAACTAGCGAGTGAATATTCAACGGATGTATCACCAGCATACGTTCACGCGCTTCTCGACAGTATCGCTAAGAATATTGACGAATATCGGGCCGGCTCGGTGACACCTGTTGAAAACAGCGAAGCCGAAGCGGCTAGTTATCCAGTTGAAGAATCAATCGAAGAAGACTCACAGTAG
- the efp gene encoding elongation factor P translates to MATTADFKNGLVLKIDNKLQQIIEFQHVKPGKGPAFVRTKLKDVVSGKVTDKTFNAGVKVETATVDRRDMTYLYNDGSSYVVMDEKTFEQAELAPHIFGDAARFLLENTTVQVSFHEGEPLFAELPISLDLRIEHTDPGLQGDRSTGGTKPATLETGAEIQVPLFIETGNVVKVDTRDGSYLSRVNN, encoded by the coding sequence GTGGCAACTACTGCCGATTTTAAGAACGGTCTTGTCCTCAAGATTGACAACAAGCTCCAGCAGATTATTGAGTTCCAGCACGTCAAGCCTGGTAAAGGTCCTGCATTCGTGCGTACAAAGCTGAAGGATGTTGTCTCCGGAAAAGTCACCGATAAAACCTTTAACGCTGGTGTCAAGGTTGAAACGGCAACCGTTGATCGCCGTGATATGACTTACCTGTACAACGATGGATCTTCCTACGTTGTCATGGATGAAAAGACCTTTGAACAGGCGGAGCTGGCTCCTCACATCTTCGGTGATGCTGCTCGTTTCCTTCTAGAGAACACCACTGTTCAGGTATCTTTCCACGAGGGTGAGCCTTTGTTTGCTGAACTGCCAATCTCTCTCGACCTTCGCATCGAGCACACCGATCCCGGCCTTCAGGGCGATCGTTCCACTGGCGGTACGAAGCCAGCAACTCTTGAGACTGGTGCCGAGATTCAGGTCCCACTGTTCATCGAGACTGGAAATGTGGTTAAGGTGGATACCCGCGACGGTTCCTACCTATCTCGCGTAAACAACTAA
- a CDS encoding aminopeptidase P family protein → MPLADTRFLQRRRALSAQLAAKRIDAMLVTHLTHIRYLSGFTGSNAALIINKDLSARISTDGRYTTQIAEQVPDIESLMARNCAPALLSDINGAKRVGFEADYLSVSQCEELRKSAGSDVELIPVTGAIEKLRLIKDALEIESLRSVAKIANTAFQELIDDGLIAAGRTERAIAADLEYRMRIKGAERPSFDTIVASGPNSAKPHHGAGDRVICEGDIVTIDFGAYADGYNSDTTRTVIVGQPTAFAREIYSIVLEAQRAGCAAAVPGTSLVDVDKACREVIENAGYGEYFVHSTGHGLGLDVHEQPAAAVTGSGVLEENMTLTIEPGIYVPGKGGVRIEDSLVIRSGSAENLTSLSKDLLIL, encoded by the coding sequence ATGCCATTGGCTGATACTCGTTTTTTACAGCGCCGACGTGCTCTTTCTGCACAGCTTGCAGCCAAGCGTATCGACGCTATGTTAGTGACGCATTTGACGCATATTCGCTATTTATCGGGATTTACCGGTTCAAATGCGGCACTAATCATCAATAAGGATCTTTCGGCGCGTATTTCAACAGACGGCCGATACACCACACAGATTGCTGAGCAAGTACCAGATATTGAATCTTTAATGGCTCGCAATTGTGCTCCAGCTCTTCTATCGGACATTAATGGTGCGAAGCGGGTCGGATTTGAGGCGGACTATCTATCAGTTTCGCAATGCGAAGAATTGCGTAAATCAGCAGGCTCCGATGTGGAGTTGATTCCAGTAACTGGAGCCATCGAGAAGCTTCGGCTAATAAAAGACGCATTGGAAATTGAGTCTCTTCGATCTGTAGCAAAAATTGCAAATACTGCTTTTCAGGAACTTATCGATGATGGCTTGATTGCTGCAGGGCGAACTGAACGTGCGATAGCCGCCGATTTGGAGTATCGGATGCGCATTAAAGGTGCAGAACGGCCGAGTTTTGACACCATCGTGGCATCGGGTCCAAATTCGGCAAAACCACACCATGGTGCCGGTGATCGGGTGATATGTGAAGGGGATATCGTCACTATAGATTTTGGTGCATATGCTGATGGTTATAACTCAGATACGACTCGAACCGTGATCGTTGGGCAACCAACTGCATTTGCTCGAGAAATCTACTCGATAGTTTTAGAAGCTCAGCGTGCGGGTTGTGCTGCTGCTGTGCCAGGTACTTCATTGGTAGACGTCGATAAGGCTTGTCGCGAAGTCATTGAGAATGCTGGATATGGTGAATATTTTGTTCACTCAACTGGTCACGGTCTGGGTTTGGACGTTCACGAACAGCCTGCAGCGGCTGTGACTGGAAGCGGAGTTTTGGAAGAAAACATGACTCTCACTATCGAACCTGGAATTTATGTCCCAGGTAAAGGTGGAGTACGAATCGAAGATTCACTCGTTATTCGTAGCGGATCGGCTGAAAACCTCACGAGTCTTTCCAAGGATCTTTTGATACTCTAA
- the aroQ gene encoding type II 3-dehydroquinate dehydratase: protein MNVVILNGPNLDRLGKRQPEIYGSTTLADVELELFRLAGQLGVDVECKQSNYEGELIDWLHCAADAGNPVIINPGGLTHTSVALRDALAEISDGPGFIEVHISNIHAREEFRHHSYLSPIATGVIAGLGTIGYELALRYVVSTLNS, encoded by the coding sequence ATGAATGTTGTGATCCTCAACGGTCCAAACTTAGATCGGTTAGGCAAACGTCAGCCTGAAATTTATGGTTCGACAACTCTAGCAGACGTAGAACTTGAGTTGTTTCGACTCGCTGGGCAATTAGGCGTTGACGTCGAATGTAAACAGTCAAACTATGAAGGTGAATTGATCGACTGGCTACACTGTGCGGCGGATGCAGGTAATCCCGTGATCATTAACCCCGGAGGGCTAACCCATACTTCGGTGGCATTGCGTGATGCATTGGCTGAAATATCAGATGGTCCAGGGTTCATTGAAGTCCATATTTCGAATATTCATGCGCGAGAAGAATTTAGACACCACAGTTATTTGTCTCCAATCGCGACTGGAGTTATCGCCGGACTGGGAACAATCGGTTACGAATTAGCCCTCCGATATGTAGTTTCGACTTTAAACTCATAA
- the aroB gene encoding 3-dehydroquinate synthase has product MPTIEVKSSNPYQVRIDKQLNTEIVTTSQLSGAENVAIITQPPLLERAEKLEKMLAQAGLVSHVLAVPDAETGKTLEVAGRCWDQLGEWGFSRSDLIIGFGGGAATDLAGFVAAAWMRGIKVIQVPTTLLAMVDAAVGGKTGINTAAGKNLVGAFHEPIAVFIDVDHLDSLPQDEIIAGSAEIIKTGFIADPRILELYEKDPAACLLKDGYLPELIARSIAVKSKVVSQDLKESGLREILNYGHTFGHAVELRENFSWRHGNAVAVGMVFVAELANIRGLISDELVERHRKILKSIGLPTSYSQGHFEELHQGMKHDKKNRNSMIRFVALRDINDVVRLEGPTDEELFQAYSRLALEMS; this is encoded by the coding sequence GTGCCAACTATAGAAGTGAAAAGCAGTAATCCGTACCAAGTACGGATTGATAAACAACTAAACACTGAGATCGTTACAACATCACAACTCAGCGGTGCGGAAAACGTAGCGATCATCACACAACCTCCACTTCTTGAACGTGCTGAAAAGCTTGAAAAGATGCTGGCACAAGCGGGACTTGTGTCTCATGTTTTGGCTGTGCCTGATGCTGAAACTGGTAAAACTCTTGAAGTTGCTGGACGTTGTTGGGATCAGCTAGGCGAATGGGGCTTTTCTCGAAGCGATCTAATAATCGGATTCGGTGGTGGGGCTGCAACAGATTTGGCTGGATTTGTTGCAGCAGCTTGGATGCGCGGCATAAAAGTAATTCAGGTACCTACTACGTTATTAGCAATGGTTGATGCAGCAGTCGGGGGGAAGACTGGTATCAATACTGCGGCTGGAAAAAACTTAGTGGGAGCATTCCACGAGCCGATTGCGGTGTTTATCGATGTGGATCATCTCGATTCATTGCCACAGGATGAGATTATTGCGGGGTCGGCTGAAATCATAAAAACTGGTTTTATTGCAGATCCTAGAATTCTCGAATTATATGAGAAAGATCCGGCAGCGTGTTTGCTTAAAGATGGGTACCTTCCGGAACTTATTGCGCGCTCAATTGCCGTGAAATCAAAAGTTGTAAGTCAAGATTTAAAGGAATCAGGTTTACGCGAGATCCTAAACTATGGGCACACTTTTGGGCATGCAGTTGAACTGCGTGAAAATTTTTCTTGGCGGCATGGAAATGCTGTAGCCGTGGGAATGGTATTTGTCGCGGAGTTGGCCAACATTCGTGGTCTTATCTCTGACGAGCTGGTAGAACGGCATCGCAAAATTTTAAAGTCGATAGGGTTGCCTACCTCATATTCGCAAGGCCACTTTGAAGAACTTCATCAAGGCATGAAGCATGATAAGAAGAATCGAAATAGCATGATTCGATTCGTCGCTTTACGTGACATAAATGATGTCGTTCGCCTTGAAGGTCCTACTGACGAAGAACTTTTCCAAGCATATTCGCGCCTTGCATTGGAGATGAGCTAA
- a CDS encoding shikimate kinase, which produces MNDQLLESDVSGRVRPIVVLVGPPGAGKTTIGRRLANALNTSVVDSDVLIEQLQGKPCGVVFAELGEPNFRDLEAEVIDFALTTAGVVSLGGGAVTTESVRQKLRAQIVVWVDVSAAEGVRRTAVENSRPLLDTTNPLERYSELLAQRRDFYKEVADYRAHTDARSPQQIVADILGFLETLR; this is translated from the coding sequence ATGAACGATCAGTTACTCGAATCAGACGTGAGTGGTCGGGTTCGCCCAATCGTTGTTTTAGTAGGTCCACCTGGGGCAGGTAAAACGACTATTGGCCGTCGTCTTGCGAATGCCCTGAATACTTCGGTGGTGGATAGCGATGTGTTGATTGAACAACTCCAAGGCAAACCCTGTGGTGTTGTATTTGCTGAACTCGGTGAGCCAAACTTTCGAGATTTAGAAGCAGAAGTAATAGACTTTGCCCTCACAACAGCAGGGGTAGTGAGCCTCGGTGGCGGTGCCGTGACAACGGAATCAGTGCGACAAAAGCTTCGAGCGCAAATAGTGGTATGGGTAGATGTATCCGCAGCGGAAGGCGTGCGTCGAACTGCAGTTGAAAATTCGAGGCCATTACTGGATACAACGAATCCACTTGAACGCTACAGCGAATTATTAGCTCAGCGTCGTGATTTTTATAAAGAAGTAGCAGATTATCGCGCGCACACAGATGCTCGGAGTCCACAGCAAATTGTTGCTGATATTTTGGGCTTTCTTGAAACCTTACGTTGA
- the aroC gene encoding chorismate synthase produces the protein MLRWTTAGESHGQALIAMLEHMPAGVPISREEISFQLGRRRLGFGRGARMKFEADEVSILGGVRHGYTIGSPIAIMVGNTEWPKWTTIMSADAIDESDPDVAAAMSSGRGARLTRPRPGHADFAGMVKYNHDEARPILERSSARETAARVAAATVARSFLRETLGVEVFSHVISIGRSEIDQTVCPTFEDLGRIDDSPVRSASAQAEASMIDQINAAKKQGDTLGGIVEVIVNGLPIGLGSHISGEDRLDAQLAAALMGIQAIKGVEIGDGFEEARRLGSEAHDEIVLRDGVVARQSNRAGGIEGGMTNGESLRVRAAMKPISTVPRALQSIDMDSGKRATGIHQRSDLCAVPAAGVVAEAMVALVLARAVLEKFGGDSLAETKRNIATYNEYVKTRISFDGE, from the coding sequence ATGCTTCGTTGGACAACTGCTGGAGAATCACACGGACAAGCATTGATTGCAATGCTCGAACACATGCCCGCTGGTGTGCCTATTAGCCGAGAGGAAATTTCCTTTCAACTAGGCAGACGGCGTCTTGGTTTTGGACGTGGGGCACGAATGAAATTTGAAGCTGACGAGGTAAGCATTCTGGGTGGTGTTCGTCATGGGTATACGATTGGCAGCCCAATCGCAATTATGGTTGGAAACACTGAGTGGCCAAAATGGACGACCATTATGTCTGCAGATGCAATTGACGAGTCTGATCCTGATGTTGCCGCAGCTATGTCTTCTGGACGTGGAGCCCGTCTGACGCGGCCCCGTCCTGGACATGCTGATTTTGCAGGAATGGTCAAATATAATCATGATGAAGCTCGACCGATTTTAGAGCGATCCTCAGCACGAGAGACTGCTGCGCGAGTAGCTGCAGCCACAGTTGCACGGAGCTTTCTGCGTGAAACGCTTGGCGTGGAAGTATTCTCGCATGTTATTTCCATTGGTCGCTCGGAAATTGATCAAACAGTTTGCCCAACATTTGAGGACTTAGGAAGGATTGATGATTCTCCTGTCCGTTCAGCTTCAGCACAAGCGGAAGCGAGCATGATAGATCAAATTAATGCAGCTAAAAAACAAGGAGATACCCTTGGCGGCATTGTTGAGGTCATCGTTAACGGCCTTCCTATCGGCTTAGGCTCTCATATTTCAGGCGAGGATCGACTAGATGCACAGCTTGCAGCGGCCCTCATGGGCATCCAAGCAATAAAAGGCGTGGAAATCGGTGACGGATTTGAAGAAGCCCGAAGGCTAGGTTCAGAAGCACATGATGAGATTGTGTTGAGGGACGGCGTAGTTGCACGACAAAGTAACAGGGCAGGTGGCATCGAAGGTGGTATGACCAATGGAGAAAGCCTTCGAGTACGTGCAGCAATGAAGCCAATTTCGACCGTGCCTCGAGCATTACAATCCATTGATATGGATTCTGGTAAACGTGCTACTGGAATCCATCAGCGATCTGACCTATGTGCTGTTCCTGCAGCTGGTGTTGTCGCAGAAGCAATGGTTGCGTTGGTTTTAGCGCGAGCAGTGTTGGAAAAATTTGGTGGCGATTCCTTAGCCGAGACGAAGCGAAATATCGCTACTTATAACGAATACGTTAAAACCCGGATTTCATTCGATGGTGAGTAG
- a CDS encoding prepilin peptidase has product MGEALKILGITSVGSWWAFRLILFDCTTRRLPNRYTLSAAACSFIWAVLTQHFEWILYAGIWVLPYVFIGSLSAMRGIGGGDIKLSMALGIVAAAHAGAQGVVVASICSSCLSIVLGLILRFLHSKRCNSTKYSNLPHGPSMIIATWFVVVWSQITPT; this is encoded by the coding sequence ATGGGGGAAGCACTTAAAATATTGGGAATAACTAGTGTCGGATCGTGGTGGGCCTTTCGGCTGATTCTATTTGATTGCACAACTCGTCGTCTGCCTAATCGATATACGTTAAGCGCTGCTGCTTGCTCATTTATATGGGCAGTTCTAACACAGCATTTCGAGTGGATCCTCTACGCGGGAATCTGGGTTTTACCCTACGTCTTTATAGGTAGTTTGAGTGCAATGCGAGGAATTGGGGGCGGTGATATAAAACTAAGTATGGCCCTTGGAATCGTGGCGGCAGCACACGCGGGTGCTCAAGGCGTGGTTGTTGCCAGTATTTGCTCTTCATGTTTGTCAATAGTTTTAGGTCTAATTCTTCGATTTCTTCACTCGAAGAGATGTAATTCCACGAAATATAGCAATCTTCCGCATGGTCCGAGCATGATAATAGCGACATGGTTTGTGGTGGTATGGAGTCAAATTACCCCCACATAG
- a CDS encoding shikimate dehydrogenase, with translation MIHFRAAVLGHPIEHSLSPLLHNAGYAAIGLSQWSYGRFDCDSQQLSELVDKCDPSFQGFSVTMPCKFEALEYATSVSERAQRIGSANTLVRAENGWYADNTDTEGVRGALEILFSDRGGSAEALKNTRAIVVGAGGTSRPAIWTLGTLGVAEIVVVNRSDRREELEPVLEGEPTKISFVGFDSNIRSYAQSASVVISTVPSVGVSDYIDDLVHAPVLDVIYDPWPTPLIQHAQKKGVPCIGGHIMLLHQALSQFEQFTGVKAPREAMQKALFDHLFGDN, from the coding sequence ATGATTCACTTTCGAGCAGCCGTCTTAGGACACCCCATTGAGCATTCCTTATCTCCGTTACTTCATAACGCTGGTTATGCGGCTATAGGTCTTTCGCAATGGTCTTATGGACGATTTGATTGTGATTCACAGCAGTTATCTGAATTAGTCGATAAATGTGATCCATCATTTCAGGGTTTCTCAGTAACAATGCCGTGCAAATTTGAGGCGTTAGAATACGCAACGTCGGTAAGCGAACGTGCACAGAGAATTGGCTCTGCAAATACTTTGGTCCGAGCTGAAAATGGCTGGTATGCGGACAACACGGATACAGAGGGGGTTCGCGGTGCCTTGGAGATCCTTTTTAGTGATCGGGGCGGTTCTGCGGAGGCGCTCAAAAATACAAGGGCAATAGTTGTCGGTGCTGGAGGTACGTCTCGGCCAGCAATCTGGACATTAGGTACTTTAGGCGTCGCAGAAATAGTTGTGGTCAATAGAAGCGATCGTCGTGAAGAATTGGAACCAGTTCTAGAAGGGGAACCCACCAAAATAAGTTTTGTTGGGTTTGATTCAAATATTCGGTCATACGCGCAGTCAGCTTCAGTGGTTATTTCGACTGTGCCGTCTGTTGGGGTGTCAGATTATATTGATGACCTAGTTCATGCTCCAGTTCTCGATGTCATTTATGATCCGTGGCCGACACCATTAATCCAACATGCTCAAAAGAAAGGCGTGCCGTGTATCGGTGGACACATAATGCTTTTGCACCAAGCTTTGAGCCAGTTTGAACAATTTACGGGGGTAAAGGCACCTCGCGAAGCAATGCAAAAAGCACTGTTTGACCACCTGTTTGGGGACAATTAA
- the mltG gene encoding endolytic transglycosylase MltG, whose amino-acid sequence MRMESKYVKRRQRGLAVLVAALVLIIGSVIYIGVHFVNGGSDYKGAGNGEMALVEIKEGSSLSELGPELAERGIVASNDAFQGAAFSNPGASQVKPGFYRLEKKMSAAEAVKALLDPSRKIDMLEIHGGSTLIDVTVVKGQTRKGIYSMISDVTCSQGSTKCISSAELQQVGATASLEELGVPDWARDAVAARANDPKRLEGLIVPGSYIVNPEKDALGILQDLIKRGAETFEKTSLAQRAQTVGLSPYELLTAASLVEREAPAGDFDKVARVILNRLAKPMRLEFDSTVNYGLAEQEVATTNEDRARVTAWNTYAKDGLPDTPIASASVQAIEALENPAEGDWLYFVTIDKNGTTVFTNNFEDHQNATRDSIENGVLDSNR is encoded by the coding sequence ATGCGAATGGAAAGTAAATACGTCAAACGGCGTCAACGTGGTTTGGCCGTGTTGGTTGCTGCCTTAGTCTTGATTATTGGTTCGGTAATTTACATCGGCGTCCATTTTGTCAACGGAGGGTCTGATTACAAGGGTGCGGGCAACGGAGAGATGGCGCTTGTGGAGATCAAAGAAGGGTCGTCTCTTTCCGAACTAGGGCCTGAACTTGCCGAGCGTGGGATCGTCGCAAGTAACGATGCTTTCCAAGGCGCTGCATTTTCTAATCCGGGGGCCAGTCAAGTTAAGCCAGGTTTTTATCGCCTAGAAAAGAAAATGAGTGCTGCAGAAGCAGTCAAAGCACTGCTCGATCCTTCGCGTAAGATCGATATGCTCGAAATCCATGGTGGCTCCACATTGATAGACGTCACAGTGGTTAAGGGACAAACGCGTAAAGGAATCTACTCAATGATTTCAGACGTGACGTGTTCTCAAGGCTCGACCAAATGCATTAGTTCTGCGGAACTGCAGCAGGTAGGTGCAACAGCATCGTTGGAAGAACTTGGAGTTCCAGATTGGGCTCGGGATGCAGTTGCTGCGCGTGCAAATGATCCTAAACGTTTGGAAGGTCTGATTGTCCCAGGGTCATATATCGTTAACCCAGAAAAAGATGCCCTTGGCATTTTGCAGGATCTGATTAAGCGTGGTGCCGAAACTTTTGAAAAGACCTCACTTGCGCAGCGCGCACAGACTGTTGGTCTGAGTCCTTATGAGTTGCTCACCGCGGCTTCGCTTGTAGAACGCGAAGCGCCAGCAGGAGACTTTGACAAAGTTGCGCGGGTCATTCTTAATCGTTTGGCGAAGCCAATGCGTCTTGAGTTTGACTCAACTGTGAACTATGGCTTGGCAGAACAAGAAGTCGCTACGACCAACGAGGACCGCGCTCGCGTGACTGCATGGAATACTTATGCTAAAGATGGGTTGCCAGATACTCCGATTGCTAGTGCCTCCGTTCAAGCTATTGAAGCACTTGAAAATCCTGCCGAGGGGGACTGGCTGTACTTCGTAACGATTGATAAAAACGGAACCACTGTGTTCACCAATAATTTTGAGGATCACCAAAATGCTACCCGCGATTCGATTGAAAATGGCGTGTTAGATAGCAATCGATAA
- the ruvX gene encoding Holliday junction resolvase RuvX, with protein sequence MVVQPDIPGDNDPGMGRRLGVDVGTVRIGLAMSDSGARMAMPFETVARETGLKDSDKQDIDRIAEVICDNHIVEVVVGLPRDLKGNGSKSVKHAKDVAFRIRRRMHKNGWEHVAVKMADERLTTVVATQALRASGVSEKKGRSVVDQAAAVEILQSWLDARNNVLENRTIP encoded by the coding sequence ATGGTAGTTCAACCGGATATTCCCGGAGATAACGATCCTGGGATGGGGCGACGACTCGGCGTTGATGTAGGTACAGTTCGAATTGGATTAGCAATGTCCGATTCTGGTGCTCGTATGGCAATGCCATTCGAAACAGTCGCGCGTGAAACAGGACTCAAAGACAGTGATAAGCAAGACATTGACAGAATTGCAGAAGTAATTTGTGACAATCATATAGTAGAAGTAGTTGTCGGGCTTCCGCGAGATCTAAAAGGAAATGGCTCAAAAAGCGTCAAACATGCCAAAGATGTCGCTTTTAGAATTCGACGTCGGATGCATAAAAACGGGTGGGAACATGTTGCAGTGAAAATGGCTGATGAGCGTCTAACCACAGTGGTTGCAACACAAGCTCTCAGAGCCTCTGGTGTTTCAGAGAAAAAGGGGAGAAGCGTGGTTGACCAAGCCGCAGCAGTAGAAATTCTTCAATCTTGGTTGGATGCCCGAAACAACGTACTAGAGAATCGGACAATCCCGTAG